The following are from one region of the Quercus robur chromosome 1, dhQueRobu3.1, whole genome shotgun sequence genome:
- the LOC126725391 gene encoding elongation factor 1-beta 2-like has protein sequence MAITFSDLHTESGLKSLDEFLSGKSYVSGDKLTKDDIKVYAAVLVNPGNSFPNVCKWYDAVSSQLAASFPGKAVGVRVGGKGAPVVAAPAKEEAAAGDDDDLDLFGDETEEDKKAAEAREAAKKPAKKKESGKSSVLLDVKPWDDETDMKKLEEAVRSVEIPGLFWGASKLVAVGYGIKKLQIMLTIVDDLVSVDDLIEERLTVEPCNEYIQSCDIVAFNKI, from the exons ATGGCTATCACTTTCTCAGATCTCCACACCGAATCAGGCCTCAAATCTCTCGATGAGTTTCTTTCCGGAAAATCCTATGTTTCCGGAGACAAGCTCACCAAGGACGACATCAAGGTATACGCTGCCGTTTTGGTTAACCCCGGTAACTCTTTCCCCAATGTTTGCAAGTGGTACGACGCCGTTTCTTCCCAACTCGCTGCAAG ctTCCCTGGAAAAGCTGTTGGAGTGAGAGTAGGTGGCAAAGGTGCCCCAGTTGTTGCTGCTCCTGCCAAGGAG GAAGCTGCTGCTGGAGATGATGATGACCTTGACCTCTTTGGTGATGAGACAGAGGAGGACAAGAAAGCTGCAGAGGCAAGGGAGGCAGCTAAGAAGCcagccaaaaagaaagaga GTGGAAAGTCTTCTGTTCTTTTGGATGTGAAGCCTTGGGATGATGAGACTGACATGAAGAAGCTGGAAGAGGCTGTTCGGAGTGTTGAGATTCCTGGTCTCTTTTGGGGAGCAT CAAAATTGGTTGCAGTCGGTTATGGGATAAAGAAGCTCCAGATCATGCTTACCATTGTGGATGACCTTGTATCTGTGGATGACCTAATTGAGGAGCGTCTTACTGTCGAACCTTGCAATGAGTATATCCAAAGCTGTGACATTGTTGCCTTCAACAAAATCTAA